A genome region from Scomber japonicus isolate fScoJap1 chromosome 15, fScoJap1.pri, whole genome shotgun sequence includes the following:
- the LOC128374363 gene encoding pro-opiomelanocortin-like: MCAVWLLVAVVMAGVARGAVGQCWEHRSCQELNSESSMMECIQLCRSDLSDDTPTAPVDAYLQPPPPSHPNSLPALSLLPFSSSFTSPQAKRSYSMEHFRWGKPVVQKRRPIKVYTSNGMEEESAKAFPGEMRRRELANEMIASEEEEKAQEVAEEEQEHLPDGVHQKKDGTYKMKHFRWSDPPASKRYGGFMKSWDEHSQRPLVTLFKNVINKDGEQQKRGQ; encoded by the exons ATGTGTGCTGTGTGGTTATTGGTGGCTGTGGTGATGGCGGGCGTGGCCAGAGGAGCTGTCGGCCAGTGCTGGGAGCATCGGAGCTGTCAGGAGCTCAACTCTGAGAGCAGCATgatg GAGTGTATCCAGCTCTGCCGCTCTGACCTCAGCGATGACACCCCCACCGCCCCGGTTGACGCCTACCTccaacctcctcctccctcacaccCAAATTCTCTGcctgccctctctctcttaccTTTCTCCTCGTCCTTCACCTCCCCTCAGGCCAAGCGCTCCTACTCCATGGAGCATTTCCGATGGGGGAAGCCTGTAGTGCAAAAGCGTCGCCCAATCAAGGTCTACACCTCCAATGGCATGGAGGAGGAGTCAGCCAAGGCTTTTCCTGGAGAGATGAGGAGGCGAGAGCTTGCCAATGAGATGATAGCatccgaggaggaggagaaggcacAGGAGgtggcagaggaggagcaggagcatcTTCCAGACGGCGTCCACCAGAAGAAAGACGGCACGTACAAGATGAAGCACTTTCGCTGGAGCGATCCGCCGGCCAGCAAACGCTACGGAGGCTTCATGAAGAGCTGGGACGAGCACAGTCAGAGGCCGCTGGTCACGCTCTTCAAAAATGTGATCAACAAAGATGGAGAGCAGCAGAAGAGAGGGCAGTGA